A single Cupriavidus sp. D39 DNA region contains:
- a CDS encoding DNA-binding protein: MSKTLVTYDLVKQKAEDLLAFGISPTQKQIRAALGSIGSMETINRHLRQFWAERQGEDWEFSISREFAAAIQAEFTRVATTSSSELAGRVRETELELEEASTRLAFATDTLERQSRELQEARQQVRGAEAAVEQLRESEQHLRTELQACRDRLTDAREQVQRLSSAEAIAKRLEDEVKEARGMLQAAQSQVTRLLDENKELRVQPEAGRRRAKEVRSTS, from the coding sequence ATGAGCAAAACGCTGGTCACATATGACCTGGTGAAGCAGAAGGCCGAGGACCTACTGGCTTTCGGTATCTCTCCGACGCAGAAGCAAATACGAGCAGCGCTCGGCTCCATAGGGTCCATGGAGACAATCAACAGGCACCTCAGACAGTTCTGGGCTGAGCGTCAAGGGGAGGACTGGGAGTTCAGCATCAGCCGGGAGTTTGCCGCCGCTATCCAGGCCGAGTTCACACGCGTGGCCACGACCAGCTCTTCGGAGTTAGCCGGACGTGTTCGCGAAACCGAACTTGAGTTGGAAGAAGCGTCGACAAGACTGGCCTTCGCCACCGATACCCTGGAAAGGCAAAGCCGCGAGTTACAGGAAGCACGCCAGCAAGTGCGCGGTGCCGAAGCCGCTGTCGAACAGCTACGTGAATCAGAGCAGCACCTTCGCACCGAACTTCAGGCCTGCCGTGACAGGCTAACCGACGCAAGAGAGCAAGTTCAGCGTCTGTCATCTGCAGAGGCCATCGCAAAGCGTCTCGAAGATGAAGTCAAGGAGGCGCGAGGCATGCTGCAAGCTGCGCAGTCGCAAGTTACTCGGCTTCTCGATGAGAACAAAGAACTGCGAGTACAGCCGGAGGCCGGCCGGCGCCGGGCCAAGGAGGTTCGCAGCACCAGCTGA
- a CDS encoding DUF6035 family protein codes for MATRTIDQVLDTETQVYIDADKLLGGDAEANHVQRLADEVARLATGKGRYACPYCLEPLYIRGSVERIYHFAHPKNPGAECPFRSGINLPEEQWQALKYNGAKESEAHRQMKAWISDSLRADENVTGDSVVEDARMTSWRDRAIWRKPDVRGSWRGKTLVFEIQLSSTFIPVIAARRQFYLREGALLFWIFRDFVATEEALRFGERDVFYNNNSNIFSVDKESASASQREGEMKLWCRWREPRADGTTLTFAWHKKLVTLSELTMDFPRQRAFYFDVEAAFLKARAEVSAAAHAIRHQISNAFQDRQLPPAHRQRLDGARETWKRQIVGELRMQEDCEILPQELGTGVGRG; via the coding sequence ATGGCGACACGCACGATTGACCAAGTCCTGGACACTGAGACACAGGTTTACATTGACGCGGACAAGCTGCTCGGCGGTGATGCTGAGGCGAATCATGTACAACGTTTAGCGGACGAGGTCGCTCGGCTGGCGACTGGTAAAGGCCGCTACGCTTGCCCGTACTGCTTGGAGCCACTCTATATCCGCGGCTCTGTGGAGCGTATCTACCATTTCGCACACCCAAAGAATCCAGGGGCTGAATGCCCCTTCCGTTCAGGCATCAACCTGCCTGAAGAGCAGTGGCAGGCGCTGAAGTACAACGGAGCCAAAGAGTCTGAAGCTCACCGACAGATGAAGGCATGGATATCCGATAGTTTGCGGGCCGACGAGAACGTTACCGGCGATAGCGTAGTCGAGGATGCCAGGATGACTAGCTGGCGCGACAGAGCCATATGGCGGAAGCCGGATGTCCGTGGAAGTTGGCGAGGCAAGACTCTTGTCTTCGAGATACAACTGTCCTCGACATTCATCCCGGTGATTGCGGCACGACGGCAGTTCTACCTTCGGGAGGGGGCGCTCTTGTTCTGGATATTCAGAGATTTCGTCGCAACCGAGGAGGCGTTGAGGTTTGGCGAGCGAGATGTGTTCTATAACAATAACTCGAACATTTTTTCTGTCGATAAGGAGAGCGCCTCAGCCTCGCAGCGAGAGGGTGAGATGAAACTGTGGTGTCGGTGGCGCGAGCCCCGTGCCGATGGCACGACGCTCACGTTTGCCTGGCACAAGAAATTGGTGACCCTATCCGAGCTGACTATGGACTTCCCAAGGCAGCGCGCGTTTTACTTCGACGTCGAGGCAGCCTTTCTAAAGGCGCGGGCCGAAGTGTCTGCCGCCGCCCATGCTATTCGGCATCAAATATCGAACGCGTTTCAAGACCGTCAACTGCCGCCGGCACACCGCCAACGCCTTGACGGCGCGCGTGAAACGTGGAAAAGGCAGATTGTGGGAGAGCTGCGCATGCAGGAGGATTGCGAAATCCTGCCGCAGGAGCTTGGAACGGGCGTGGGTCGCGGCTGA
- a CDS encoding VIT1/CCC1 transporter family protein, with amino-acid sequence MLGANDGIVSTASLVIGVASAHTAHGSIVLTAVAGLVAGAMSMATGEYVSVSSQADTEEAALIKEQAELDADFPREQRELTAIYMRRGLDLSLAKQVAEKLMAHDALGTHARDELGISKVTSAKPLQAALASACSFSVGAALPAAVAALAPESALIPAIVISALASLAFLGGLAAKTGSAKVGAGVIRVVFWSALAMGVSSGVGTLFGAVV; translated from the coding sequence GTGCTCGGAGCCAATGATGGCATCGTATCGACTGCAAGTCTCGTTATCGGCGTAGCGTCGGCACATACTGCTCATGGAAGTATTGTGCTCACTGCCGTGGCCGGGTTGGTGGCTGGGGCCATGTCGATGGCAACAGGGGAATACGTATCTGTCTCTTCGCAGGCAGATACTGAAGAGGCAGCATTGATTAAAGAGCAGGCCGAACTCGATGCCGACTTTCCGCGCGAGCAACGAGAATTGACTGCAATTTATATGCGTCGTGGCCTGGATTTGTCGCTTGCTAAGCAGGTTGCCGAAAAGCTGATGGCCCACGACGCGCTTGGCACCCATGCACGCGATGAGCTAGGCATCTCGAAAGTGACCTCCGCCAAGCCGTTGCAAGCAGCGTTGGCTTCTGCCTGCAGCTTTTCGGTGGGCGCCGCCCTGCCGGCTGCAGTTGCCGCACTAGCTCCCGAATCAGCCTTGATTCCAGCCATAGTCATCTCTGCCTTGGCATCACTTGCCTTCTTGGGCGGTCTGGCCGCAAAAACGGGGAGTGCGAAAGTCGGCGCTGGCGTTATCCGCGTGGTCTTCTGGAGCGCATTGGCAATGGGCGTGTCGTCAGGTGTTGGCACGTTGTTTGGCGCCGTTGTCTGA
- a CDS encoding IS30 family transposase, whose product MQSRTSYQQLQPEERMTIASMSQSGSSVRAMARTLGRSAGTVSRELRRNSCALRGYASLPAQAMRQARRVQARPVAKLDPQHARWGAVLTLLDWKWSPQQIAGILKRVWPEDPSMHVSHETIYTAIYAQPRGELRRQLIACLRHGRSTRMPRKRGVDRRGQIPEMVSIHVRPPEVEDRVMPGHWEGDFIKGAGNKSSVGVLVERSSRLVLLAKMDDATAASALAGFSAKLNSIAEPLRQSLTYDQGKEMTRHSELSANTGVKVYFCDPHSPWQRGTCENTNGLLRQYLPKGTDLSVHTQEELDAIADSLNKRPRATHAFHSPLEVFARMLKQVSHPQLQFTDAGVALGT is encoded by the coding sequence ATGCAAAGCAGAACTTCGTACCAACAACTTCAGCCTGAGGAGCGCATGACGATTGCGAGCATGAGCCAGAGCGGTTCGAGTGTGCGGGCCATGGCCCGCACACTCGGGCGCTCGGCGGGCACCGTCAGCCGTGAACTGAGGCGAAACAGCTGTGCGCTGCGTGGCTACGCGAGCCTGCCGGCGCAGGCCATGAGGCAGGCGCGGCGGGTTCAGGCGCGCCCGGTAGCGAAGCTCGATCCGCAACACGCTCGGTGGGGCGCGGTGCTGACTTTGTTGGATTGGAAGTGGTCGCCGCAACAGATCGCCGGTATCCTTAAGCGAGTGTGGCCCGAGGACCCCAGCATGCATGTATCTCACGAGACGATCTACACGGCCATTTACGCGCAGCCCAGGGGCGAGTTGCGCCGCCAGCTCATCGCCTGCCTGCGCCATGGCCGCAGCACACGCATGCCACGCAAGCGCGGGGTTGATCGACGCGGGCAGATTCCTGAGATGGTCAGCATCCATGTGCGCCCGCCCGAGGTCGAGGACCGCGTCATGCCGGGCCACTGGGAGGGTGACTTCATCAAGGGCGCGGGCAACAAGTCTTCGGTGGGCGTGCTGGTCGAACGCAGCAGTCGTCTGGTGCTGTTGGCCAAGATGGATGACGCTACTGCGGCCTCGGCGCTGGCCGGCTTTTCTGCCAAGCTCAATTCGATTGCTGAGCCGCTGCGCCAGAGCCTGACGTACGACCAGGGAAAGGAGATGACGCGCCACAGTGAGCTCAGCGCCAACACTGGCGTCAAGGTGTACTTCTGCGATCCGCACAGCCCCTGGCAGCGCGGCACTTGTGAGAACACCAATGGGCTGCTGCGCCAGTACCTGCCCAAGGGCACCGACTTGTCCGTGCACACACAAGAAGAACTCGACGCAATTGCCGACAGCTTGAACAAACGACCTCGTGCTACGCACGCGTTCCACTCCCCACTGGAGGTGTTCGCTCGTATGCTCAAACAAGTTTCTCACCCCCAACTTCAATTCACTGACGCGGGTGTTGCACTTGGGACTTGA
- a CDS encoding ABC-three component system protein, which translates to MSTNFRDYVKADGRDHFFLTQLSRLGLPPRFVDMHLDNFWAFYCERVRLEEEGVNTKDWSSREDELHQRWKVCQFNAELELMSQPGCSPEARGQLVLAKTLSADYKAPLGGYPTNHLYFTQGHYHSLANKPLEPCFVYWHPSFGEEDASGEGGAS; encoded by the coding sequence ATGTCCACGAATTTTAGGGACTACGTCAAAGCCGATGGCAGAGACCATTTCTTCTTGACCCAACTGAGTCGCCTTGGACTCCCACCCAGGTTTGTTGATATGCATCTTGACAATTTCTGGGCGTTTTACTGCGAGCGTGTTCGCTTGGAGGAGGAGGGCGTGAACACAAAGGATTGGTCTTCTAGGGAGGACGAGCTCCACCAGCGTTGGAAAGTATGCCAGTTCAACGCCGAGCTCGAACTGATGAGTCAGCCCGGTTGCAGCCCTGAGGCGAGGGGGCAACTTGTGCTGGCGAAGACGCTAAGTGCAGACTACAAAGCGCCCCTGGGCGGGTACCCAACAAATCACTTGTATTTTACCCAAGGGCATTACCATTCGTTGGCGAACAAACCGCTGGAACCATGCTTTGTCTATTGGCATCCTTCATTTGGCGAGGAAGATGCCTCTGGAGAAGGGGGAGCATCCTGA
- a CDS encoding three component ABC system middle component has translation MAGYTDRSLIHNSALACFVLANFVKEYQTLCAYTRFPSLDKLLLVLPLVWHGPSRRSISGRFSSTPLHAVLSDEPRILEQLEDRISAYAAVSCQGLNLACATGLLARRQLSNDEAVFVFAHSQWPKKSKPTAIPTEMLATSTRLANWFKDFSGAELFALFGVF, from the coding sequence ATGGCTGGCTACACTGACCGCTCATTGATTCACAACAGCGCGCTGGCATGTTTTGTTCTCGCAAACTTCGTCAAAGAGTATCAGACGCTGTGCGCGTATACGAGATTCCCTTCCCTCGACAAGCTGCTGCTCGTTCTCCCGCTTGTCTGGCATGGGCCAAGTCGTCGAAGCATCTCAGGGCGATTTTCGTCGACCCCACTCCATGCTGTGCTCTCCGACGAGCCGCGCATACTCGAACAGCTTGAAGACCGGATTTCGGCCTATGCAGCTGTTTCCTGTCAGGGCTTGAATCTGGCGTGCGCGACCGGTCTTCTGGCCAGGCGTCAACTGTCGAACGATGAGGCTGTCTTTGTGTTCGCACATTCCCAGTGGCCAAAAAAGAGCAAACCAACCGCGATACCGACTGAGATGCTGGCCACGTCCACAAGGTTGGCGAACTGGTTTAAGGATTTCTCCGGAGCGGAGCTCTTCGCACTTTTTGGCGTCTTCTGA
- a CDS encoding DUF3732 domain-containing protein codes for MVNLEWLQRSLVSDDACVVCGSRTSHTHVVVDRLAKELNRVSRLSDALIEGPIVDRQLEDLRGKLFEAEGRLQDARLRRAQLEYKDSSPKDSLARAFVLLGRLQALLMALSTLDGADELAERLEALRAALNELEAYFQVAGRESRELHVNNVISRLIHGYSRNFNLKPEGAIGLDKTELTLSFFRKEQGRKEYLWEIGSGANWMGYHLATFLALHEYFTYDAQMDGPVFSFLTIDQPSQVYFPSTLSGKNLLDGKEKQAERLRGKRDGDISDTKRIFRVLSRGIERAKFRFQIIVLEHADRSIWGEVSHMHEVAEWKDDNAGLIPNDWH; via the coding sequence GTGGTGAACCTTGAATGGCTTCAGCGCAGTTTGGTCAGCGATGACGCTTGCGTGGTGTGCGGTTCAAGAACGAGCCATACACACGTGGTGGTGGACCGGCTTGCGAAAGAGCTGAACCGTGTGAGTCGACTATCGGATGCGCTCATAGAAGGTCCCATTGTCGACCGCCAGCTTGAAGACCTTCGAGGCAAGTTGTTTGAGGCGGAAGGGCGACTGCAAGACGCCCGCCTAAGGCGTGCTCAATTGGAGTATAAGGACTCTTCTCCGAAGGATTCACTTGCTAGGGCGTTTGTGTTGCTCGGTAGGTTGCAGGCTCTGTTGATGGCACTTTCGACCTTGGACGGTGCGGACGAGCTCGCCGAACGATTGGAAGCCCTCAGGGCAGCCCTGAATGAGCTGGAGGCCTACTTCCAGGTTGCGGGGCGCGAGTCACGTGAGCTACATGTGAACAACGTTATCAGTCGGCTCATTCACGGATATTCGAGGAACTTCAATCTTAAACCAGAGGGGGCTATTGGTCTCGACAAGACAGAGTTGACCTTAAGCTTCTTTCGGAAGGAGCAGGGCCGAAAGGAATACCTGTGGGAGATTGGTAGCGGGGCGAACTGGATGGGATATCACCTCGCGACGTTCCTCGCGCTCCATGAATATTTTACCTATGACGCACAGATGGATGGCCCGGTCTTCAGCTTCCTAACGATTGACCAACCAAGTCAGGTGTATTTCCCTAGCACTCTCTCAGGGAAGAACCTGCTGGATGGCAAGGAGAAACAAGCTGAACGGCTGCGCGGAAAACGTGATGGTGACATTTCAGATACGAAGCGCATCTTCCGTGTGCTGTCTCGGGGTATCGAGAGGGCAAAATTTCGATTTCAAATAATCGTTCTCGAACACGCCGACAGGTCAATCTGGGGCGAGGTTTCACACATGCACGAAGTAGCGGAGTGGAAGGACGACAACGCGGGTCTGATTCCAAACGATTGGCATTGA
- a CDS encoding VPA1269 family protein: MAKNQASQSVGVAHSCQKRLFSLGIGIDVEPLLEMEPRDCVDALLSALSYPTQHIRSGDDRPNWILNEGFKNNVLQIIVFLHHKDILLASFRTYSTIRKANSTSNGAGRNVGSLVSALEKLGRHYNMPSYTLFKRIAEHSDKSDIEGRINVAWFILSTNIDDIGDLSAELLQHLVDARLGPQSYIKLMWRAFRATSEYASLANELPYPKGASKSADPEARCRSLRWMLEDYPQLEVWIRLGQRFLDALYIQNNASRVYDLQKWIYYLAQLGERAPLLPKNVVRKEHISPLAGEQKSNNTYREYLDALKITTGPTKDRPLSNVGKSDCMRTLKSLLDFHCQENAVAREEGSTSEADLLLVNPITDMDCKWRNPTRYKTKRKALDEVVLDELQSILLSKDNDGNPTFDWVRSHPSLSSDWVEVDSTPHVSWPWKMAREGRTILWQPSRVIAVYLLLEIPLRMHQVRWLDSGVGDGFLFDHSSPNPQQSNTKFAEQDRAFGIFQPDDTFLPEQTAQIGLHITTNKAGPLDSPEDVHFHIPWPRKEVYEILSIQRDWAFLLAETIFTRKITISDDDIAVHKNVVEFLDSYFPLFRDFDSKEGSLPISRRKIETLWLLLCTEGEKRLNEKGINIKLVTPANRKEGGLRCTYDCHSLRVSGITNLRVRGIPIDIISSLIGHSTIAITELYNKTPNWRVREEIQKAFARSLTDKDRDQIEALVRKAEDGTPLSLDELRRLLGPKQANQMLLGKSTTSDFVIGASSSWRWFGDGICPGASCDEGGIDGTPVLGGARRCGNCRFFLTGTAFTYQQAHSCNVLMSEIIELSSDLLSSRERKRKATLGKREYEDAAVMVGEIERKLDEVVGDWWGRLLLMQATLNASNQSDGESRNILITKADHESLSMVITKTSKFQLLAQISKSTEILQLNPASSVPTLQFRDMINALSSKLGAEPFIFGRFDEDSLAKTNTVAQALYELISADMTEADGADVFAKMEALTNSPDVVASPKLQASVRRVFQLIKSKPQLKSLNFNA, translated from the coding sequence ATGGCAAAAAATCAAGCCAGCCAGTCTGTCGGAGTGGCGCATAGCTGCCAAAAAAGGCTTTTCAGCCTTGGCATCGGAATCGACGTAGAGCCTCTGTTGGAAATGGAGCCCAGAGATTGCGTGGATGCCCTACTATCCGCCCTCTCCTATCCCACTCAGCACATTCGAAGCGGCGACGATAGGCCCAATTGGATACTCAATGAAGGCTTCAAAAACAACGTCCTCCAAATAATAGTTTTTTTGCATCACAAAGACATCTTACTTGCCTCTTTCCGAACATATTCCACAATTCGTAAAGCGAACTCAACGTCAAACGGCGCCGGCAGAAATGTCGGAAGCTTAGTGAGTGCGCTTGAGAAACTAGGGCGGCATTATAATATGCCATCCTACACGCTATTTAAGCGTATCGCAGAACATAGCGACAAAAGTGATATTGAAGGAAGAATTAATGTTGCCTGGTTTATTCTCAGTACGAATATAGATGATATCGGAGACCTGTCCGCCGAACTCTTACAGCACCTTGTTGATGCACGACTCGGCCCTCAATCCTACATCAAACTTATGTGGCGGGCGTTCCGAGCGACTAGCGAATATGCATCGCTTGCAAACGAACTGCCATATCCAAAGGGAGCAAGTAAAAGCGCTGACCCAGAAGCGCGCTGTCGCTCGTTGCGTTGGATGCTTGAAGATTATCCGCAGCTAGAAGTTTGGATTAGACTAGGCCAGCGTTTTCTAGATGCCCTATATATCCAAAATAATGCCAGTCGTGTCTATGACTTGCAAAAGTGGATTTACTACCTCGCTCAACTGGGGGAACGCGCGCCGTTACTGCCAAAAAATGTTGTTCGCAAGGAACATATCTCGCCGCTCGCGGGCGAGCAGAAGAGCAACAATACGTATCGAGAGTACCTTGACGCCCTGAAGATTACCACTGGCCCAACCAAAGACCGCCCCTTATCCAATGTAGGGAAATCCGACTGCATGCGGACATTGAAAAGTCTTCTTGACTTTCATTGCCAAGAGAATGCCGTCGCGCGAGAAGAGGGGAGCACTTCGGAAGCCGACCTCTTGCTAGTCAATCCAATAACCGATATGGACTGCAAATGGAGGAACCCAACGCGTTACAAAACGAAAAGAAAAGCGCTCGATGAGGTAGTGCTTGACGAATTGCAGTCTATATTACTCAGTAAGGATAACGACGGAAATCCGACGTTTGATTGGGTACGCAGCCATCCATCCTTGAGCAGTGACTGGGTTGAGGTGGACTCCACGCCGCACGTCTCGTGGCCCTGGAAGATGGCTCGTGAAGGACGGACTATCCTCTGGCAGCCAAGTAGAGTAATCGCCGTCTATCTGCTCCTAGAAATCCCGTTGCGAATGCATCAGGTCCGCTGGCTCGACAGTGGAGTAGGAGATGGGTTTCTCTTCGACCATAGTTCCCCCAACCCCCAACAGAGCAATACCAAATTCGCGGAGCAAGATAGAGCATTCGGAATCTTCCAGCCTGACGATACTTTCTTGCCCGAACAAACTGCTCAGATTGGCCTTCACATAACAACAAATAAGGCGGGACCGCTTGACTCTCCCGAGGACGTGCACTTCCACATTCCATGGCCACGAAAAGAAGTCTATGAAATTCTATCCATACAGCGCGACTGGGCATTTCTCCTAGCTGAGACAATTTTCACGCGAAAAATCACCATTAGCGATGACGATATAGCGGTACACAAGAACGTAGTGGAATTCCTCGATAGCTATTTCCCCCTGTTTCGCGATTTCGACTCAAAGGAGGGCTCTCTCCCGATTTCGCGAAGAAAGATTGAAACACTGTGGCTTCTTCTCTGCACAGAGGGCGAAAAACGGCTCAATGAAAAAGGGATAAACATCAAGCTCGTCACGCCGGCCAACAGAAAGGAGGGTGGCCTAAGATGCACTTATGATTGCCACAGCCTTCGTGTTAGCGGCATCACCAACCTGAGAGTCCGGGGGATTCCGATTGACATTATCTCAAGCTTAATAGGACATTCGACGATAGCGATAACCGAGTTGTACAACAAGACACCAAACTGGCGCGTACGCGAAGAAATACAAAAGGCGTTTGCGCGCTCATTAACGGACAAGGATAGAGACCAGATTGAGGCCCTTGTTCGAAAGGCAGAGGACGGGACACCGCTCTCCCTTGACGAACTAAGGCGACTGCTTGGGCCGAAACAAGCGAATCAAATGCTACTTGGCAAATCGACCACATCCGACTTTGTCATCGGGGCATCCTCGTCTTGGCGGTGGTTTGGAGATGGAATTTGTCCGGGCGCCTCTTGCGACGAAGGTGGAATTGATGGTACGCCGGTTCTAGGTGGAGCTCGTCGCTGTGGTAACTGTAGATTTTTCCTCACGGGTACCGCATTTACCTACCAACAGGCTCACTCTTGCAATGTCTTGATGAGCGAAATTATTGAGCTGTCCAGCGACCTCCTTAGTTCCCGAGAGCGGAAGCGGAAGGCCACGCTTGGGAAACGGGAATACGAAGATGCTGCCGTAATGGTTGGCGAAATTGAGCGCAAGCTTGATGAAGTTGTTGGAGATTGGTGGGGACGACTACTCCTGATGCAGGCAACATTGAATGCAAGCAATCAATCCGACGGGGAATCGAGAAATATATTGATTACCAAAGCCGACCATGAAAGTCTCTCCATGGTAATTACGAAGACATCAAAATTTCAGCTTCTTGCGCAGATTTCCAAATCAACTGAGATTCTGCAGCTGAATCCCGCGTCCTCCGTGCCAACACTGCAATTCCGCGACATGATAAATGCCCTAAGTTCAAAACTAGGAGCAGAGCCATTTATCTTCGGACGATTTGATGAAGATTCTTTGGCAAAAACAAATACCGTTGCCCAAGCGCTTTACGAACTCATCTCAGCCGACATGACTGAGGCCGACGGCGCCGATGTATTTGCAAAGATGGAGGCGCTTACAAATTCTCCCGACGTCGTCGCATCACCGAAACTCCAGGCAAGCGTGCGTCGAGTATTTCAACTGATTAAATCGAAGCCACAACTGAAATCACTGAATTTTAACGCGTAG
- a CDS encoding site-specific integrase, translating into MQSFAPRPLRPWKIVHHPIREAGVAVRLTPVLYVGPGLCAKRATAYSEHLSATGLEDATIKKKLQVIGRLYGFWIVRDDHGIPLPRSARQLLILFGMARIRSTYEADKHIDELGLYWPAVRFAKVCTEIRILTEYGSFLHLNYGADEINPVIHPLDATDRNLTSFARSDTGKGDILAHLSKYRHPKQQRYYEPVKKRDKRKRGIPKYIYPSDMVELVDNGCICPRDKMIVLLMGYAMLRASEVLHLFLSDVADVLPSGAAKVLLGHPGDEMVSWASSTGLKEATRREYLRTQFRRAPRNEIGIGHPEYAGWKGMTFQSDDPEERYAIWIEEEIVGRYFRHLLLEYLSEHKGLLCSGAISHPYLFFNTDRRKSGDGYGEPLKNSAFEKLFMRAAKRIDLPAHRHMCRHHGGFYMANVAKLPIELAQKALRHGSPESTTVYYLTHPTTVRAELQRRLEPGATHENYLDGLSMRPNFPSRWRSA; encoded by the coding sequence ATGCAAAGTTTCGCGCCGCGCCCGCTAAGGCCATGGAAAATTGTCCATCACCCCATCCGCGAAGCGGGAGTCGCTGTGCGGCTAACACCGGTTCTGTATGTGGGACCTGGTCTATGCGCGAAGCGTGCCACAGCATATTCCGAGCACCTCTCCGCCACAGGCCTTGAAGACGCCACGATAAAGAAAAAATTACAAGTTATCGGGCGGCTGTATGGTTTTTGGATAGTTCGGGACGACCACGGCATCCCTCTCCCTAGGAGCGCGCGTCAGCTACTAATTTTATTCGGGATGGCTCGCATCCGTAGTACTTACGAAGCCGACAAACACATCGATGAACTCGGCCTCTATTGGCCCGCGGTGCGCTTCGCCAAAGTCTGTACCGAAATACGGATACTCACAGAATACGGTTCATTTCTCCATCTAAACTATGGTGCCGATGAAATAAACCCGGTAATTCATCCACTAGACGCTACAGACAGAAATCTCACAAGCTTCGCACGGTCCGATACTGGAAAAGGTGACATCCTTGCACACCTATCGAAGTACCGCCATCCTAAACAACAGCGCTACTATGAACCGGTAAAAAAACGGGACAAGAGAAAGCGCGGAATACCCAAATATATTTATCCCAGCGACATGGTCGAACTTGTTGACAACGGATGCATCTGCCCACGCGACAAGATGATTGTCTTGCTTATGGGGTACGCCATGCTGCGCGCATCCGAAGTTCTCCATCTATTCCTTAGTGACGTCGCTGACGTCCTTCCCAGCGGAGCCGCAAAAGTTCTACTCGGCCATCCTGGCGACGAAATGGTTAGCTGGGCTAGTTCAACAGGATTGAAGGAAGCGACAAGGCGCGAGTATTTGCGCACCCAGTTTAGACGCGCACCGCGCAATGAAATTGGAATTGGCCATCCGGAGTATGCCGGTTGGAAAGGCATGACTTTCCAATCCGACGACCCCGAGGAGCGTTACGCCATATGGATTGAAGAAGAGATAGTTGGCCGTTACTTCCGCCATCTACTACTCGAATATCTCAGCGAGCATAAGGGGCTGCTTTGCAGCGGAGCGATAAGTCATCCCTACTTATTCTTCAATACAGACAGACGCAAATCCGGGGATGGATATGGCGAGCCCCTTAAGAACTCGGCCTTCGAGAAGCTATTCATGCGTGCTGCGAAAAGGATAGATTTACCGGCACACCGTCATATGTGCCGCCATCATGGCGGCTTCTATATGGCCAACGTCGCGAAATTGCCCATTGAGCTGGCACAGAAGGCATTGAGGCATGGCAGCCCCGAATCAACCACCGTTTACTACTTAACCCATCCAACCACCGTCAGGGCCGAATTGCAACGACGCCTTGAACCAGGCGCGACCCACGAGAATTATCTCGACGGATTATCGATGAGACCAAACTTTCCCAGTCGTTGGAGAAGTGCGTGA
- a CDS encoding accessory factor UbiK family protein, producing the protein MKPTDLFNDFQAKISEALRNSPAKDIEKNVRSMMTQGFSKLDLVTREEFDVQSQVLARTRARLEELEARVQALESRSAGGSDTPVSG; encoded by the coding sequence ATGAAACCCACCGATCTCTTCAACGATTTCCAGGCCAAGATCAGCGAAGCCCTGCGCAATTCGCCGGCCAAGGACATCGAGAAAAACGTCCGCAGCATGATGACGCAGGGGTTTTCCAAGCTCGACCTGGTCACCCGCGAGGAATTCGACGTCCAATCGCAGGTGCTGGCACGCACCCGCGCGCGCCTGGAAGAACTGGAAGCCCGCGTGCAGGCGCTGGAAAGCCGCTCCGCAGGCGGGTCCGACACGCCTGTTTCGGGCTGA